The DNA sequence GGCCCCCAGGTGCCGCTGCCGCGGGAGACGTGGATGAGCGAATTTCTGGCGGTAGCGGTCGTTCCGCAGGGGATTGGGTACTGGATGCGCACCAGCAGGTTAAAGGGGAATATCTGCCCCTTGTGGACATGGCCGGACAACTGCAAATCGAAAAGGCCGTCGCTGGCGGCCGGAACATCGGGCCGATGCTTGAGCAGCAGGCAAAAGCGGTCTCCGGGGACGGACTTGAGAAGCGCCTGTTCCGAAGGGGAAGGGGCGGGAACCCCCATGCGCCGGCCGGCCGGGTCGTCGACGCCGCCGATGGTGATGCCGTTGGGAAGGGGGACCGCCTGGTTGCGGAGCACGGTAAAACCGGCCGCGCGGGTGAAGGCCAGCGCCTGGTTCAGGCCGGCGTAGAACTCGTGGTTACCGGTCACGGCGTATTTTCCGCCCGGGGTCTCGATGGACGCCAGCATAGTGGCCAGCCTGTTCTGATGCGACATGACCTCCTCCCGGGAGAGCCTGCCATCCACCAGATCGCCGGTGGACACCAGGATGTCGGGCCGAGCGTCCCGGACGGCGCTCAGGATGCCGTTCAGGCGGGATTCACGGAACAGGAGCCCGATGTGGACATCGGATATCTGCACAATCCTGACCCGGCCGGCCGATGGTGGCAGCTTGGCGGTGGTCACCGTCACATGGTCGGTCCTGATGCGCCGGGCGTCGTAGAAGGCATAGGTGCTGGCAAGGGACGCGAATACCAGCGCGGCCGTGCAGGTGGCGGTTGCGGTCAGGAACCCCGGCGTGGCGGTCCCCCAGAGGCGGTTCGACAGCCAGGCGAGCAGCCTGAGTGCGTCGCATGCCAGCAGGGTCGCGACAAAGATGAAGAGCGCCCCCATCCAGGTGTAGCCGGGCCATGCCAGGAAAAGGGCGCTCCGTTCCAGGCCGGCGCCTTCGGCCAGGCGCACCAGCAGGGGGGCGACGGTCATCAGGATCATCCATGCCGCCAGTGCCAGGGTGAGGGGATGGCTTGGCAGGAATGCGCCGCGCAGCCTGAGAAAGGCATAGGCGTGCATGCCGCCGTAGAGGCTCAGGAAGGTGATCAGGAAGAGGGACATGGGACGTGTTCCTTGACGCCGCCGAAGCTCAGGCGGTGGACCGGTGAAGGGCCGAGTTGGCGGATTGCCGCAAGATGGGCGGCGCTGCCGTACCCCTTATGGCCGGCAAAGCCGTAGCCGGGGTACATGACATCCAGTTTCCGCATCAGGCGGTCGCGGGTGACCTTGGCGATGATCGAGGCTGCGGCGATGGAGAGACTGAGGGAGTCCCCCTTTTTGACGGTTTTCTGGGGGAGGGCGGAGTCGATCCGGGTGATTCCGTCGATCAGGATGAAATCGGGCCGGGGGGAGAGGGCGGAGACCGCTTCCAACATGGCATGGCGGGTGGCTTGGAGGATATTGATCCGGTCGATCAGCTCCGGGCTGCCCATGCCGACGCCGATGGCGAGGGCCTGGGCCTGGATGACATCGAAAAGGCGTTCGCGGGTTTTCGGAGAAAGTTTCTTCGAGTCATCGACCCCGGGGATGCGCAGCCCTTCGGGAAGCATGACCGCCGCCGCAACCACGGGACCGGCCAGGGGGCCGCGCCCCGCCTCGTCAACCCCGGCAATCATGGCAAACCCCCGACTGCGGGCGTGCTGCTCCAGGGCCAGGGTGTCCAGAGGGGGGACGGGAAACAGTTCGGTTTGTCGCATGGTTGGTCCCTGGAACCGAAAAAGCCCCGCTGAGCGGGGCTTTTTCGGTTCGTTTCTTCTCAGGCTCCGGCGATGTATTTCTTCTCGCGGATGCGGGCCGCCTTGCCGCGCAGATTGCGCAGGTAGTACAGCTTGGCGCGGCGGACGTGGCCACGGGTCACGATCTCGATGGCCTCGATGCTGGGGGAGTGCAGCGGGAACACCCTCTCCACGCCGATGCCGTTGGAAATCTTGCGGACCGTGAAGGACTCGCGGATGCCGCCGTTCTGGCGGGCGATCACCACGCCCTGATAGGCCTGGAGACGACGTTTGTCGCCTTCGACGATCGCAACCTGTACCTTGACCGTATCCCCGACCTTGAAGGGGGGGATGTTTTTCTTCATTTGTTCGAATTCCAGAGTATCGATGGTGTTCATGAGTGCCTTCCTCCTCTATGTATCTGCTTCCTGGTAAAGTGCCTCTTGTTGTGTTCCCCTCAGGCGGTCGAGCATGATGGCCGCCGCCGAACGGACCGAGAGGTGGTTATAGGATCCTGCACCCGCGATGGGTTCAAGAACATGATCTGCCGCAATAAAGCATTCATCCGTCAGCCCCCAGCCGGTACCCAGAAGAAGCAGGTACGGTTGGTCGGCCTCGGCCAGCATCTGTCGGAAGGCCGGAAAGGAAATGCTGTCCGGCCGCCGTGCCGCCCCGGTGATGATCGTCTTGACCGGCTTGGCAAATCCGGCCTGGAGATCGTCGACGGCCGTTTTCAGGTCCGTGCAGATCCGGACGATACCGAGCGCCTCGCGGCGGTCCGGGTTGTAGTCCGCTCCCCACCCTTCCTGCCAGTGGCCGGTGATCCGTTCCGCCAGGCTCCGCTGTTCGGCGGACGGGGTCACGATATAAAAGCGCTCCAGTCCAAAGGTACGCGATGAACGGGCGATATCGTGCAGATCCAGGTTGGTCAGGGCGGTGGTCACCACCTCGCGCCGCTTGTTGTAAGCCGGGTAGTGCAGCAGCGCGATCGCCATGTTGGCCCTGTCAGCAGCCACAGGCGCCGTCTTCCCGTTCAATCTCGGCCAGCAATGCGCGATCTTCCTTGTTCAGGGCGATGTCCTCCAGCAGGTCCGGCCGGAGTGAGCGCGTTTTGCGCAGCGATTCGCGCCGCCGCCATTTTCTGATCAGCTCGTGGTTGCCGGACAGGAGCACCTCCGGCACCTTGATGCCGGCGAATTCCGGCGGGCGTGTGTACTGGGGATACTCCAGAAGGCCGTCGCAGAACGAGTCGGTTTCGGCCGATTCGTCGCTGCCGAGCACGCCGGGCACAAGCCGCGTCACGGTATCCACGATGGCCATGGCGGCGATTTCGCCCCCGGAAAGGACATAATCGCCCAAGGAGATATCATCATCCACGTACAACTGGCGGATGCGCTCGTCGATCCCTTCATAGCGACCGCAGACGATGATCAAACCGTCGCTTCCGGCCAGTTCCGCAGCCACCCGGTGGGTGAGGCGTCTCCCCTGGGGGGAGGTCATAACCACCGTCGAGGCGGGCCGGCGGGCCTTGACCGCTTCGATGCAGGCGGCCAGAGGTTCCACCTTCATGACCATGCCGGCGCCGCCGCCATAGGGCGCGTCATCGGCGGTCTGGTGCCGGTCGGTGGCCCAATCGCGGATGTTGTGCAACGCAATCTCAATGAGCTGTTTGTCTTTCCCTCTCCTGATGATGCTCTCGTCGAACGGACCGGCGAACATCCCGGGGAAGAGGGTCAATATATCGAAAATCATAAATCCAGAAGCCCGTCCATTGGGGTGATGACCATGGTGCCGCCTGCCAGATCAACGGAGCTGATCACGGAGGCTACCGCCGGGATCAGGTACTCCTGCTTCTCCTTGCGTACCACATAGACGTCGTTGCTTCCGGTTTCGAAGATGTCGGCCAGCGTACCGAGTTCGATCCCGTCGACCGTCACGACCCGAAGGCCGAGCAAGTCGCACCAGTAATACTCGTCATCTTCCGGTTCCGGCAACTGACTGCGCCGGAGACACAACTCGCTCCCCACCAGAGGCAGCACCTGGTCGATACTGTCGAAATCCCTCAGGCTGAGGATGAAACCGGCGCTGTGCGGCTTTACACCCTTGACGCCGAATTGCCGCAGCGTCGTGCCGTCAGGGCTTCTCAGGGTGATGTTCCGCGCAGCGCCCAGGCTCTCAAGGTTGCCCGAATAGGAGTAGACCTTGAGATGTCCCTTGATCCCATGGGTCCCGCTGATCTTGCCCACGGTAATCAGTTCGTCCGGATCGCCCATTATTCTACGATTTTGAGGATAGCCTTCTTGTTGTCCTTGGTGGACACGGCATTGAGGATCGTGCGGATCGCCTTGGCAGTGCGGCCTTCCTTGCCGATGATACGCCCCATGTCCTCTTTGGCGACGGTCAGTTTGATGACCAAGGTATCCTCTTCCGTTTCCTCGGCCGCCTTGACCTGAGTCGGATCGTCAACCAATGCCTTTGCGATGGTTTCAACAAGTGCTTTCATGTCGGTATCCTCTGCTCATGTAGAATCGCCGGCGGACCGGGGTGGATACACTCGCTATGCCGTCGGAGCTGCCGCCTTGCCCAGAACGCCGGCATTCTTGAGAAGCTGGCGGACGGTTTCGGTCGGTTGTGCGCCCTTTTCAAGCCAGGCCTGGGCCTTTTCCACGTTCAGCTTGATGGCTGCCGGATTTTTGGTGGGATCGTAGGTCCCCACGTTTTCAATGAAGCTCCCGTCCCTGCGGCTGCGCTCGTCGGCTACAACTACCTGGTAGAAAGGTCTTTTCTTTGCGCCTGCGCGTGCAAGCCTGATCTTGACTGCCATTGTGATTCCTCCTGATTCTTTCTTCTGCGAAGTTAAGTAAAACCGTAATGCGATTGTTGTCTAGCCGAACGGAAGCATGCCCTTGCCAAGCCCCCCCATACCCTTGAGGAGCCCCTTGGGGCCGAGTTTCTGGAGCTGTTTGACCACCTTCTGCGCCTCGGTAAAGCGCTTGAGCAGTTGGTTGACCTCCTGCACGGTGGTGCCGCTCCCCTTGGCGATCCGCAGGCGCCTGCTGCCGTTGATGATACCGTGATTGGCCCGCTCGCCCGGCGTCATGGAGCGGATAATCGCCTCGATCCGCTTCATTTCGTTCTCGCTGGGCTGGGCCCCCTGCATCTGCTTCATCATCTTGCCCATGCCGGGGATCATCCCCATGAGCGATTCCAGCGAACCCATCTTCTTGATCTGCTGGAGCTGGGCCAGGAAATCTTCCAGGTCGAACTGGTTCTTCTTCAGTTTCTGCTGGAGCCGGGCAGTCTCTTTTTCGTCAAAGACCGACTGGGCTTTCTCCACCAGCGTGAGGACATCGCCCATGCCCAGGATGCGCGACACGAGGCGATCGGCGTGGAACACCTCCAGGGCGTCGAGTTTTTCACCCAGGCCGACGAACTTGACCGGTTTGCCGGTAACCGCCTTGACGGAAAGGGCGGCGCCACCTTTGGCGTCGCCGTCCAGCTTGGTCAGGACCACGCCGGTGATGTCCAACCGCTCGTTGAAGCCGCCGGCAACGTTGACGGCCTCCTGGCCGGTCATGGCGTCCGCGACGAAGAGGATCTCCAGGGGCAGAACAGCTGCCTTGATCTCGGCCAGTTCGTTCATCAGAAAATCGTCGATCTGGTGCCGTCCGGCAGTATCGAGGATAACCGTGTCGAAACCGTTCAATTCGGCGAAGCGCATGGCGGCCGAACAGATGTCGACCGGCTTCTGGTCGGCCGAGGAGTTGAAGACCTCAAGGCCGAGCTGTCTGCCGACGGTGGCAAGCTGTTCGATGGCGGCCGGGCGGTAGACGTCGGCCGGGACCAGCAACGGCCGGCGTTTCAGATTCTTCAGGTGCCGGCCCAGTTTGCCGCAGGTGGTAGTCTTGCCCGCACCCTGAAGGCCGACCATCATGATCGCCACCGGCGGCTTGGCCGCCAGGTTGAGGCCATTGTCCTCGTTGCCGCCCATGACGGCCACCAGTTCGTCGTGGACGATCTTGATGACCTGTTGGCCCGGCGTCAGGCTCTGCACGACTTCGGTGCCGACCGCCTTGACGCGTACGCTCTCGACAAAGTCCTTGACGACCTTGAAGTTGACATCAGCCTCGAGGAGCGCCAGGCGGACCTCCCGCAGCGCCTCCTTGATATTGTCCTCGGTCATTACCCCCTGGCCGCGGAGCTTTTTGAAGACCGATTCAAGTTTTTCCGAAAGGCTGTCAAACATCGTCGTTGCATCGTCTCATGGTACGGAATATTCCAAAAGGGGTTTACTATAAAGTAGCCTTTAGAGAACTGTCAAGAACTATTTGTTTTTAAAGCCGTATTGCCTGTCCCGCCGAAAGCAGGCTTTCCGCGATGGTAAGCATGTTTGTGGTGCCGCCGGCCCTCAGCTTGTCCTTGCGTTTGAAGAAGTCCAGGCAGAGGCCGCAGGAGAGAATTTCCACCCCCATGCCCCCCAGCTTTTCCAGCGCCTCCAGCACATCCGAACCTTCCGTGGTCAGGAGCACCCCGGTGTTGAGGAAGAGCATGCGCGCCGGGAGTTCGCCCGTTTCCAGCAAGGTGTGGATGAAGTTCTTCATCAGCAGGCGCCCCAATTCCTCCGGGCCGTCCCCCAGGCGGTCGGATGTGATCAAGAGCACCCGTTCGCCGGTGACGGCAGTGGTCGCCGCTTTCTGCGCCGGTTCGCCGCTGGAGACGATGGTCAGGGCCCAGCCGGCGCCGTCCCGCTCTTCACTCACTTGACAGCCGCGATTGCGGGCAAAGCGGGTCACGTTCTCCCGCGGTGCGCCGTCGTCCAGCAGGACCCGCAGCTCCGTATGCTCCTCCAACGCCTTCTTCACCGTAATCACCGGGGCCGGGCAGGCCAGGTTCCTGCAGTCGATGGTAGTCATTTCTTTCCGTACCTCTCTATAAAATAGTCGGGGGCTCGTTTGCCTCGTTAACCCAAAAGGTAACGAACTCTCCCCCCATGTATTGGCTGACAAAGGCCGGCAGCAGGCTCTCCCGCTCCAGTATCCGCATGATTTCCTCCCGCGCCTCCTCGCTGAAGCGCAAGGCCAGCCCGCAGTCGGTCTGGAGCTGACGGGGGGCGGGTATGAGCAGCACCGGCAGCCCGAGGGCCTTGAGCACGCCTTCGGCCTTCATGACCCGGTGGCCGGAATTGAATACCGCCAGTAACTGTCCCTCCTGCACCATAAGGCGTTTCTCCATCTCCCCATCCTGTTAGAACATAAGCGGATTGACAAACTGTAGACGAATTTCTACTATGCTTGAAAGGAGTTGTTCATGCAAGAGTCTTTGACAGTTGTGCTGGTGGTTTGTGTGGCGTTCCTTTCCAGTATTCCCTGCGGGTATTTGCGCCAGAATTACAAAAAATATTCATTCATGTGGTTTTTGCTCATCCACGTTTCGATTCCCATTATTGCCCTGCTGCGTATCTCGGCCGGCCTCAGTTGGCGCGTCATCCCCCTGACCCTGGGCGGGGCGGTGGCCGGCCAGATTACGGGTGGTATCATCAACCGGCGGAGAAAGCAAAATGGCTAGACGGACGCGGATGCGCTTCCCCCAACTCCTGCCGGACTTGCTCAAAAAACAGATAGCGGGGCTCGGATTGGCCGAACGGCTGCGGGAGGTGGAGATCTGGCGTCTCTGGCCCGAGGTGGTCGGCCCGACGGTGGCCTCGCGGGCGCAACCGCTGCGGATCATCAACGGCACCCTGACCGTTGCCGTGTCGAGCGCCGCCTGGATGCAGGAGTTGCGGTTCCTCACCGCCATGATGAAGCAGAAGCTCAACGATCGACTTGGGGCGGAACTGATCAAGGAAATCGTCCTCCGGCCCGGTACGTTTAAAAAGAATAGCGAACCTGTCGATGATGACGAGCCGGCGCCCCTGAACGTTCTGAGCGAACAACAAAAGGCGTTCATTGCCGAACAGGCGGCCGGTATTGTCGACCCTGAAACCCGTGAGGCCTTTGTGGACCTGATGACGACCTCGTTCGAACGGGGGCGCTCGCGTTCCTGACGGCAAGCACGTGGAATCCGGAAAACCAGGCAGCCCCGGTTTTCGTGAGTTTCTCACCGTGGTCCGGGGCTGTCTGGTTTTTGATCGAAACCGTGGTGTCGAGGGTCAGGCCCTGGTCAACTGACGGTATTTGATGCGGTGCGGCTGCTCCGCCGCCGCGCCCAGCCGCTTCCTGCGGTCCTCTTCGTATTCCGAATAGTTGCCGTCGAAGAACACCACGCTGGAATCTCCCTCGAAGGCCAGGATGTGGGTGGCGATACGGTCCAGGAACCAGCGGTCATGGCTGATGACCACGGCGCAGCCGGCGAAGTTCTCCAGCGCCTCCTCCAGGGCGCGCATGGTGTTCACGTCCAGGTCGTTGGTCGGTTCGTCCAGAAGGATCACATTGGCCCCGCTCTTGAGCATCTTGGCCAGGTGCACCCGGTTGCGCTCACCGCCGGAGAGCATGCCCACCTTCTTCTGCTGGTCCGCACCGGAAAAGTTGAAGCGCGACACGTAGGCCCGTGAGTTGACCGCCACCTTGCCGAGCTGGACGGTATCCTGCCCCTCGGAGATCTCCTCCCAGATGTTTTTGTCCGGGTTCAGGGCGCCGCGGCTCTGGTCCACGTAGGCCAACTGCACGGTGTCGCCGATGCGGAACGAGCCGCTGTCGGGCTGCTCCTGACCGGTGATCATGCGGAACAGGGTCGTCTTGCCGGCGCCGTTGGGGCCGATGATCCCCACGATGCCGCCCCGGGGGAGCCGGAAGTTCATCGCTTCGAACAGCAAACGGTCGCCGAACCCCTTGGCCACGTTGTCCGCCTCGATGACGATGTCCCCCAGGCGCTGCCCTGGCGGGATGTAGATCTCCAGGTCTTTGGCCTGTTTTTCGCTTTCCTGGGCCACCAACTGCTCATAGGCGCTGATGCGGGCCTGGGACTTGGCGTGGCGTCCCTTGGGGGACATCCTGATCCACTCCAGTTCCCGTTGCAGGGTCTTCTGGCGATCGCTCTCCTGTTTTTCCTCCTGGGCCAGGCGGTTCTGCTTCTGCTCCAGCCAGGATGAGTAGTTGCCCTTCCAGGGGATGCCCTCGCCCCGGTCCAGCTCCAGAATCCACCCGGCCACATTGTCCAGAAAATAGCGGTCATGGGTCACGGCGATGACGGTGCCGGCATAGTTGTGCAGGTGATGCTCCAGCCAGGCTACGGTTTCGGCGTCCAGGTGGTTGGTCGGCTCGTCCAGGAGCAGGATGTCCGGTTTCTTCAGGAGCAACCGGCAGAGCGCCACGCGGCGTTTCTCGCCGCCGGAGAGCACCTGGACCGGCGTGTCTCCCGGCGGGCAGCGCAGGGCATCCATGGCCATCTCCAGGCGGCTGTCCAGGTCCCAGGCGTCCAGGTGGTCCAGTTTCTCCTGCAGGGTGGCCTGGCGTTCGCACAACTTTTCGAAGTCGGCGTCCGGCTCGGAGAACTTGTCGGTGATGGCGTTGAACTCGGCCAAAAGGTCTACCGTTTCCTGGACCCCCTCCTCCACCACCTGGCGCACGGTCTTGGCCTCGTCCAGGTGCGGTTCCTGCTCCAGGTAGCCCACGGTGTAGCCGGGGGAGAGCACCGCCTGGCCGTTGAAATCCTTGTCCACGCCGGCCATGATCCTGAGCAGGGAACTCTTGCCCGAACCGTTCAGGCCCAGCACGCCGATTTTGGCACCGTAGAAGTAGGAGAGGGATATGTCCTTGATGACCGGCTTTTTGTCGTAAAACTTGCTGACCCGCATCATCGAGTAAATGATTTTAGTAACTTCCTGTGCCACGCGCAGTCTCCTTTGGGAACCGAAATGTCACATCCTTTTACACGCCGCTTGTGACGACTGTCAACCGCTTTGGATTTTTCCGCCGGCAATCGCTTGACAAATGAGAGGCAATAGGTAGTGTTTATGTCTATCCGGCGGCAGGTGCCGGCAGTATCAGAATCCAGGGAGAGGAGAGCGGATATCATGAGTATTAACGTTCAGGAGGCCGTCAAACGTTCAATTCAGACCGAAAAGAACGCCATGAATTTTTACCAGGTGGGTGCCAAACAGATGAGGGACACGGCGGCCCGCCGGACATTCGAAGTTCTGGCACGGGAAGAACGGGAGCATGCCGGGCAATTTTACCGGATATATGATGGCAAGGATATCCCGTCCCTGGACCAGTTCCTTGATACTCCCCCCGACAATGAATCGAGCTGGATGGCGTCGATCTCCCGGCTCATCGACGAGGATTTTACCGAGCAAAAGGCTCTGGAGTTGGCCATGGAGCGGGAGCAAAACCTGGAGCAGACCCTTTTGGAAACAGCGGCAAAGGTCAACGACTCCGGGGTGCGGGCGGTGTACGAACTGAATGCCAAGGAAACCCACAATCACTACCTGATGATCGAGTCCGAATATGCGCGTGTCATGGGTATGGTGCATGAAACCGATATGGACACGTATGTGAGAGAATAGCCGCCTGATTTTTTGCAAGCTGCGGCAAAGCCCATTCATCCGGCGGTTGAATGGGCTTTGTTGCAACTGGCGCTGTACATCGCTCCGGCGGCATATTATTATGCGGATCGCATCCAGGCGCGGGTCAGGTGGCGTATCGGGCTAAAGGTTTCGATGGCCGATGCCGATCAGGAGAAGTAGCAGGCAGGGACGGGAGGGCTACCATGGCGAGCCGGGCGGTCGGGCGAAAAGAACCTCAGGATATTGAAATAACCGTGATCGGCAATGGCCTCTGCCTGTTGATCGCAGCGGCGGGATTGCTGGCCGGTTCCATGACGGCCAACCTCAGCCTGGCGTACTGGCGCGAGGATATTGTGGCACTGGGGATCACTATGGTCATGGGGATTCGCCTGGTGCGCAGCCTGACGGACGCCATGGCACAGTATCAGGAAGCGCCGCTGCCGGTACGTCAGCCCCGGCGGGCGGAGACGCAGGAACGGGTCAATGTCCAACCCGAGGGGGTGGCGGCGGGGCAGATACCGGCCGTGTCGAGTTTTACCCCCGACAAGGTGGTGGAAGAGGTGGTCAAGCGCATCGAGACCCAGAAGGCCGAGGCGGCCAAGAAGAATAAATTCACGAACTAGCGCCCCGTGCGGTTGGTTCATGCTCGTATTTCCGGCGCTCCCGGAAAATTCTTGACGGAAGATCTTTTTCCCGCGGTCATGGCCATAACCGGATAACGCAAGCCGCTGCTAGGGATACAAAGAAAGCCGACCGGCAATTCCGGTCGGCTTTCTTTGTTTGCGCTCCGCAAGGGGAATATCTATTGCGCGACGGCTTTGGCCTTTTGCTGCCGGACAAGGTAATTGGCGGTGTAGATGTAATCATCAACCCCGTCGTACGTTCCGTCGCCGTTCATGTCGTGCTCTGCCGGCGTCTTGGCGGCATCCTTGAGGAAGGCGGCGAATTCCTTCTCCGTCGCTGCCGCCTTCTTGATGGCCGGGGCGATGGTCAGGGGGTATTCGGTCACCTTGGTTTCGTTCAGGACCATCAGGCTTGCGCTCAGTGCCCCTTTCGCGGGAAGGGCTTCAATGAACCAGGTGGATGACGCGTCGTCTTTTTTCAGGGAGACCATTTTTGCGCCGGTCAGGGCGAAGTTGGGCGAACTTCCCGTCTCCGCGGAAAGGTCGGCGACGATGGTCACGGTGGTCGTGCCGTCGCTCAAAGCGACAAAAGGCTCCTGGCGGAAGGAGGGGGAAATCTGTTGTTTGAACAGTGCGATCAGGATGGCCGGAGTTTTGTCACCCCGATAGGCCCGGAAGCGTTCAAGGACAGCCGTGTTGGAAGCGACGTTGATCGCTTCCGTTTTCGTTGTCGCCGCCGGGGCCCTGGTCGCGGCCGGCGCTTCCCCGGCAGCGGAGGCCTCGCCTGCGGGAGCTGCCTCACCCGGTTTGGCGGCCGTCTCCGGAGGGGTGGGTTGGGCGGGCGTTTCACCGGTCGCGGTCGTGTTTGTCTNNNNNNNNNNTACCACCACTACCACCACTACCACCACTACCACCACTACCACCACTACCACCACTACCACCACTACCACCACTACCACCACTACCACCACTACCACCACTACCACCACTACCACCACTACCACCACTACCACCACCACCACCACTACCACCACCACTACTGCTACTGCCGCTGTCACCACTGCCGCTATCACTACTGCCAGTGCCGGTAGAATTGCTTACAGCGCTCCCACTGCTGTTGATCAGGTTGGAGGAGGCTATAGAAGGGGTGCTTGTTCCCCGATGGGTCCCAAAGGTGATGGTGGCGATCGTGCCGCTGCCTGAAAACGATGCGCTGCTGACGACGATGATTCTGATAGACCCGGCAACGTTGGTGTTGGCTGCCATCATTGCACCGGAAATGAGACTTCCCTGGGTGACCGCCGGCGATGCCAGGGCCGCTGTGTCGTATTTCAGGGTCATCTCGATACCCGACACGCCATCCATGCTGTTTCCCTGGATGGTATAGACGCCGTTACCCGAGGAAGCGACGGTCATGGACGCCCCCAGGGAAAGCGAAGCGCTTGCCAGGATCAAGGTTGCCGCCACAAGGATACGTCCGATATGTCGAGTCATGGCTTGTCTCTTTCTGCCGGATGAAATTTGTTAGGTATGAGCATAGCTTAGGGCGGAATTGATGGCAACGAAATTCAGCGTATCTTCACCTGCCGCCGTTTGTTTCAGAGCAAAGCTGGTAACGGATGTGCGCCCCGTTACCAGCTTTCTTGTAAAGCACTTTTGTCCCTGGGCGTATGGAGCGTCGGTTATTGATATGTTGTCGCAAAGTTGATTTTGCTGCCGGGTAAGAGGCTCAAGATGGGACCCGGGAGTTCCTGCCCGACTGTCGGCGCGGGGTCAACTAAAGGCATGGACGCAGGAACGG is a window from the Oryzomonas sagensis genome containing:
- a CDS encoding metallophosphoesterase produces the protein MSLFLITFLSLYGGMHAYAFLRLRGAFLPSHPLTLALAAWMILMTVAPLLVRLAEGAGLERSALFLAWPGYTWMGALFIFVATLLACDALRLLAWLSNRLWGTATPGFLTATATCTAALVFASLASTYAFYDARRIRTDHVTVTTAKLPPSAGRVRIVQISDVHIGLLFRESRLNGILSAVRDARPDILVSTGDLVDGRLSREEVMSHQNRLATMLASIETPGGKYAVTGNHEFYAGLNQALAFTRAAGFTVLRNQAVPLPNGITIGGVDDPAGRRMGVPAPSPSEQALLKSVPGDRFCLLLKHRPDVPAASDGLFDLQLSGHVHKGQIFPFNLLVRIQYPIPCGTTATARNSLIHVSRGSGTWGPPLRLLAPPEVTVIDIIPRGGQFP
- a CDS encoding ribonuclease HII encodes the protein MRQTELFPVPPLDTLALEQHARSRGFAMIAGVDEAGRGPLAGPVVAAAVMLPEGLRIPGVDDSKKLSPKTRERLFDVIQAQALAIGVGMGSPELIDRINILQATRHAMLEAVSALSPRPDFILIDGITRIDSALPQKTVKKGDSLSLSIAAASIIAKVTRDRLMRKLDVMYPGYGFAGHKGYGSAAHLAAIRQLGPSPVHRLSFGGVKEHVPCPSS
- the rplS gene encoding 50S ribosomal protein L19, with amino-acid sequence MNTIDTLEFEQMKKNIPPFKVGDTVKVQVAIVEGDKRRLQAYQGVVIARQNGGIRESFTVRKISNGIGVERVFPLHSPSIEAIEIVTRGHVRRAKLYYLRNLRGKAARIREKKYIAGA
- a CDS encoding RNA methyltransferase; amino-acid sequence: MAADRANMAIALLHYPAYNKRREVVTTALTNLDLHDIARSSRTFGLERFYIVTPSAEQRSLAERITGHWQEGWGADYNPDRREALGIVRICTDLKTAVDDLQAGFAKPVKTIITGAARRPDSISFPAFRQMLAEADQPYLLLLGTGWGLTDECFIAADHVLEPIAGAGSYNHLSVRSAAAIMLDRLRGTQQEALYQEADT
- the trmD gene encoding tRNA (guanosine(37)-N1)-methyltransferase TrmD, with product MIFDILTLFPGMFAGPFDESIIRRGKDKQLIEIALHNIRDWATDRHQTADDAPYGGGAGMVMKVEPLAACIEAVKARRPASTVVMTSPQGRRLTHRVAAELAGSDGLIIVCGRYEGIDERIRQLYVDDDISLGDYVLSGGEIAAMAIVDTVTRLVPGVLGSDESAETDSFCDGLLEYPQYTRPPEFAGIKVPEVLLSGNHELIRKWRRRESLRKTRSLRPDLLEDIALNKEDRALLAEIEREDGACGC
- the rimM gene encoding ribosome maturation factor RimM (Essential for efficient processing of 16S rRNA); translation: MGDPDELITVGKISGTHGIKGHLKVYSYSGNLESLGAARNITLRSPDGTTLRQFGVKGVKPHSAGFILSLRDFDSIDQVLPLVGSELCLRRSQLPEPEDDEYYWCDLLGLRVVTVDGIELGTLADIFETGSNDVYVVRKEKQEYLIPAVASVISSVDLAGGTMVITPMDGLLDL
- a CDS encoding KH domain-containing protein encodes the protein MKALVETIAKALVDDPTQVKAAEETEEDTLVIKLTVAKEDMGRIIGKEGRTAKAIRTILNAVSTKDNKKAILKIVE
- the rpsP gene encoding 30S ribosomal protein S16; translation: MAVKIRLARAGAKKRPFYQVVVADERSRRDGSFIENVGTYDPTKNPAAIKLNVEKAQAWLEKGAQPTETVRQLLKNAGVLGKAAAPTA
- the ffh gene encoding signal recognition particle protein, with protein sequence MFDSLSEKLESVFKKLRGQGVMTEDNIKEALREVRLALLEADVNFKVVKDFVESVRVKAVGTEVVQSLTPGQQVIKIVHDELVAVMGGNEDNGLNLAAKPPVAIMMVGLQGAGKTTTCGKLGRHLKNLKRRPLLVPADVYRPAAIEQLATVGRQLGLEVFNSSADQKPVDICSAAMRFAELNGFDTVILDTAGRHQIDDFLMNELAEIKAAVLPLEILFVADAMTGQEAVNVAGGFNERLDITGVVLTKLDGDAKGGAALSVKAVTGKPVKFVGLGEKLDALEVFHADRLVSRILGMGDVLTLVEKAQSVFDEKETARLQQKLKKNQFDLEDFLAQLQQIKKMGSLESLMGMIPGMGKMMKQMQGAQPSENEMKRIEAIIRSMTPGERANHGIINGSRRLRIAKGSGTTVQEVNQLLKRFTEAQKVVKQLQKLGPKGLLKGMGGLGKGMLPFG
- the yedF gene encoding sulfurtransferase-like selenium metabolism protein YedF; amino-acid sequence: MTTIDCRNLACPAPVITVKKALEEHTELRVLLDDGAPRENVTRFARNRGCQVSEERDGAGWALTIVSSGEPAQKAATTAVTGERVLLITSDRLGDGPEELGRLLMKNFIHTLLETGELPARMLFLNTGVLLTTEGSDVLEALEKLGGMGVEILSCGLCLDFFKRKDKLRAGGTTNMLTIAESLLSAGQAIRL
- a CDS encoding DUF3343 domain-containing protein, which encodes MEKRLMVQEGQLLAVFNSGHRVMKAEGVLKALGLPVLLIPAPRQLQTDCGLALRFSEEAREEIMRILERESLLPAFVSQYMGGEFVTFWVNEANEPPTIL
- a CDS encoding DUF721 domain-containing protein, translating into MARRTRMRFPQLLPDLLKKQIAGLGLAERLREVEIWRLWPEVVGPTVASRAQPLRIINGTLTVAVSSAAWMQELRFLTAMMKQKLNDRLGAELIKEIVLRPGTFKKNSEPVDDDEPAPLNVLSEQQKAFIAEQAAGIVDPETREAFVDLMTTSFERGRSRS